Genomic window (Tripterygium wilfordii isolate XIE 37 chromosome 11, ASM1340144v1, whole genome shotgun sequence):
GGATGGTAGCATTGCTCGACATAAAGCGCGTCTCGTTGTGCAAGGTTTTAATAAACATTTTGGCTTCGATTATACGAACATTTTTTCTCCGGTGGTCAAGATGGTCATTGTCCATGTATTCCTAGCTTTAGCCTCTATGGGTAATTGGTTCCTTCATTAAATGGATATACATAGTGCATTCATCAATGGTGACCTTACGGAAGAGGTCTATATGAAACAGCCTCCCAGGTATCCCACTACAAATCCAGACCTTGTTTGTTGGTTACACAAGTCACTTTATGGGTTAAAACAAGTGTCTCGTCAGTGGAATGCAAAATTTAGCTCGGTTCTTCTTGCTTTTGGCTTTCGTCAATCCAAATGTGATTATTCTCTCTTCACTTTGCGCAAATGTCTAGATTtcattgttcttttgctttacgTGGATGACATGGTGATTGGACGAACATGTGAAGCACTTATTACTTCTGTTAAGCTTTATCTTCATGAGTGTTTCAATATCAAGGATTTGGGTGCTATGAAATACTTTCTTGGGCTTGAAATTTGTAGTTCTTCTTCTGGTTTAATCCTCAATCAACGAAAGTATACGCTGGATCTTTTGCATGATGCTGGTTTCTTGAATGCCAAGCCTCTCACTTCCCCAACAGAATTGAATACTCATATTTCTATACACTCGGGCACCAGTCTTGATGATCCTTCTTGTTATCATCAGTTGATTGGTCGTCTTATGTATCTCACTTTGACACGTCTTAACATCAACTACATCGTCAATAATTTGAGTCAATTTTTGCAGCAACCTTCTGATAAACATCTCCAGGCTGCTCACTGTGTCCTCCGCTATGTCCTCCGCTATTTGAAAGGTTCCCCTAGACAAGGCTTGTTCTTTCTTTTCACACATTcttttgagcttcatgcttttTGCAATTCTGATTGGGGGGGTTATCTCGATTCTCATAGATTTGTTAGTGGCTTTTGTATCATATTAGGTGGCTCTCTTGTGTCATGGAAGTCCAAGAAACAACACATTGTTTCTCTTTCTTCTGCGGAGGTCGAGTATCGTGCCATGCCAAACACTTACAATGAACTAGTTTGGCTCTCTACTTTACTTACGGACTTCTATGTTCCTCATTCCCGGCCCATTCCTTTGCATTGCGACAGCAAGGTTGCTATTCACATTGGGAACAATCTCATATTTCATGAACATACTAAGCATATCGAAATGGATTGTCATGTTGTTCATGAGAAGGTTCACTTTGGTTTCCTACAACTCCTGCACATCTCCTCAACTGAACAACCTAGTGACTTACTCACCAAACCGATCATTGTGAATCAAATTCAGTATTTACTTTGCAAGCTGAACGTTCTTGATGCTCACCGTTCACCTTGTGGGGGGTGTTGAGCAGCAAAACGGCATCGTAGACTTTTACTCCTTTAGGTCTAGTTTAGGCGGGACATTTGAGCGCTCTTTTCTTTACATTGTActattctttatttattttattctttaggATATCTTGTAAAGATATATACTTGTTGTACAACATTATATGGTCAATTCGAATACAACAGAGTTCTTCATCTCTTCAGTTTTCTCTACTAGAGTTGCTTTGTTTACAATTTGAGGTTAAATGAAGAAAGACTTACTATATTTGATTGAAGCCATCAAGCCAAGAATTATGGAGAATGATATCAAGTCTTAAAGTCCTTATATGGTGCACTCAATTTTGATCTATGAAGGGAAACAAAGTCAAGACTATTACACATTGATTCTCTGAACTCCTAAATTCAATGGACGTGATTTGGTGGGAAAATTATCAAGTTGGTTGGAGAATAAGTGTGATATCACTTTCTATTTATAAACTTTGAatcaagatattcttgaagatgacaagcttaattaaaatatttaatgattCATGCAAGCAAAAGTCAAGATGTTTTTAAAGTGGTGGAGTTGCAAATAAGGAGATTATTTCTTATCAAAGACAAAAACGTGGAAGTGATTGAAGGATATCATATGAGCCAAATCAAAGCTATTACTTGATTGATTCATTTGGCTGGAGAAGAATCAAATTATCGAGAAAATCAAGAGGAAATCAAGGAGTCCTTGTGAACTATAAAAGGAGTTCTTGGGACGCCACTAAAGACACAAGAAAAGTCTTTACTCTCAAGCATATTCTATTGTCCCAAATTAGAGAGAGCAAGACTTCATCTTTTCCTTCACTCGACTACAAAAGTCTCTTAACATTCTTTCATATTCTTCACCTTTAGCTTAGTGCTAATCCAGGTGTGAAGAACTGATCTTTATTGTTTATCTTCACCAATTGCTATAGCAAttccaggtgtgaagaatcctgtcttcttgtgagctcttctaaaTTCAAGTCCAATTTTCTATCCGtgagcctcactttaaaatctcttgagagttcctcctagtttgttgagtgcaaacactgagtgGGTGAATCATTAAGCCCatctttgtaaaacccaaaccaagtactatatttgtgagattgtggaagagttggggtaagtttgaaacccttgtgtaagagttttgtagagctcttgaaaagccacaccttagtggaggttggaaaatcctaggttggtgaacctcgGTAGTATATGTAGGAGAAGGGTCTTCGAACTACTCTAAACTACTTGTGTGCTCTTTACTTGTTTTACTTTTACAActttcattaactcttctaatctaacataacttgctttattttatttattttatttacataacACTAATCTGATTgagtattatttatttattttattcctATTGCTCTAATCTTCTCTAATCATAATTAAATTTGATTAATCTGTCTTtactttatattattatttactCTGTACATATTTGATTGCTTGTTCTataaaattgcaagttaagtactttctagtgcttatcttgtcgattggttcctattgtgcaatttattcatattgctcatataggCCCATTTGTGTGCAATTATACTTTGGCATTGATTAAATTGATAGGATTTTGCATCTAGACACATTACACTCATGTGTAACCTAGATCCAATATATTTGTgtgtttaatatttttaaatatcttCTCAATATTTCAAATGATTTAATGTTCAAAAATGTTAGAGATCCAagtaaaaaacatctcaatCATCTAATAGtggatcttgtcccttgattgatgtaagtgtagagcctacaaaacctgatgattgaatcagagagtgacacatccactactgggatgactgagatgctttttactgggatccctgtCATTTATGTTTGATGTTCTAAACTGAGACTGCTAGGTGATGTTTAGATTTATGCTTTTGACAATAAATATCATagattgcatgaaccatagaaatttAAGGGTATGGTCTATATGGTTGTTAGATGATATCCATACAACTTGATGGATTTTTGGTAGTTAAAtttgaatgttaggaataacatgaATTGCTAGTAAAGTATGTTCGATATAATCAGCAATTGACTATTGAATAGGTAAGGGAAATCGACTATCAATATCGATGATAATTAAAATTAGTATGCCAAAAGAATATAGTAGTATTGGTGATGGTGAAATTAGATACCCTAGTGATTCTCTCTTGATTCAAGTTATCGAAATTACTAGTTTACATTTTagtttttagtttaattactcaTAACGTTTAACTGTCTCTAATTTTGAGGACATCGTAGGAGATAGGCCGAAGTCAGAATTGTTCTTGACACTCTGAAGGATGATCAGCACATGAAAGCATGTAAACTATAGGGGCTGAGGGTGTGCTTAGGGACTACTCTAACGCTCAAGTAAGTAACAACAAAAAAGGAGAGTGCATGGTGatcttctctcaaattgctatTAATTATGTTAGAGTGTAAAAGTTGGAATCGTTTACCTATGTTGGGTGTTCCTTTTTATATGAGCTATAAGAGTTATATTTTTGAAAGGAGTGAATATCCTCTCCTTGATCTCAGACCAGATCATAGGAGGGTGAATCTTGATTACGTTCCTTAGTAAAGTTTGTCCTCTTGTGGACTCTTAGTCTTTGTATGGTGTCAAGTTACCAGGATACCGAGCATCTATGCTTGGTCTTATACTGATGGTCGCTCCTCTATCCTGTCGAGGAGCTCTTCTCCTCTTCCTACATGGATGCTCGCCTTTAGATGTTCTCCTGATGTGTGTCTTTGGGTGTCATATGTTAGGATATGTAATACCcctaacttctttttctttcagaaATTAGGTAGGGCCAACATATGTtgagtatatacatatatttaaaaatcattagaaattaataccgagtgatttgggagTGTACAAGTggttttaaaattgaaatttgtgaCTACAGGTGTAACTGTCCGAACAGCTTTAAAAAGCCGTTCGGATAGCCATAGAAGAAATTGAAACAGAGACGGTTTCAGGccgaggtgtccggacggccatCCAAGAGGTTCGGACACCTTTCTAAAATCAGCACGCATGACttgttttaaaaacactcatttcaagatttctcttcaaatacccgacccaaacaaaccctaaaccccattttctctcaaatttcctcccttccatcaatctaagatcatcagccaaggtaagattatcctctttcaagttgtttcaagttggattcataacttctctctctagcttacatattcttaaattcctctctttgttctaatctttcaaggtttgaacccaaactcaaatccatgagttcctacatcatttgaggcctaaaggaagcttgaatcccttccttctacttgtctctacaaccttggtaagttttcttaaacctaaaagctagtatctagagattgggtgatttggtaTTCTAgggttttttgggttttgtagatttgggaaaaatctttaaattagatgaaattagtgatttaataggttgatttagacttgtttatggttgtatttctagattctattgtttgttggagtagcaagcttgagtaggtgaagttcaagaacttggaaagttttgggtaagaaaaggtaatggtttcttgatttattgggttaatttgtgttagatatgtgaaattgaagttgtttgtatattgattggtgaatgggcttaccgaataataggttgattgaggccggagaattcaaggttgagtattggtttacatagctaatttttggagtgcgagatagggaaatttcacccctTTTCTATTTTCTTGAATATGTCCTCCTACTAAGAAAGCTTATCTTTTCTCATTATTCATTATGatttcgttctcgccttaattgcacctaaggaagagaaaccccactttgtgatttcttcgttgtatgacttgagttatattgcataccctacttgttcaatcttccattaagcatgaattattcttgaagatgcatcatgtagtaatatatataaatatatatgtacgttatatgtataccctattgcatagcCATGTTAGACAtacattgtagttgcatggaagatgtcgggtatggacccgtatatctcctagatttgattgatgtgaaatgtggaatgccggtGGGCTGTTCAGGTTTCCTATAAGTAtgggaatgtcggtgggccgagtcaggattccatatgtgctcgaagcaccatgcgatgatgtcgttgggctgttcaggatcccgatatgtatagggatgtcggtgggccaagttaggatctcgtatggtgtggttatctacttgtgttttggtgtacatgatgttagctatcatattgttgcatttgtgactttctttaatatttcaaccttatattattcactcactgtttattattccctactgggcctttcgttcattcttttcttttccttattcccttCTCGCAGGTAAGTCTAGTTCTGGTACCAGGgttgcggatcaggaggagcgtgcgtgacatggataggcacctagagagtaataggactagatggttctaaaatttaactatgttattagtattttgtcGTACTTGTTTCCTTggttgagacatgttgtgtgacacctcaattcgatggttggatggacggttgggagggtgctccatgtgatcgggactcccaaATCGGGTTTGTGAACTTCGTGTCCTGATGATTGATTTTGCATGCAGGATTGCTCTCTACATTGGTcgtttgattatatatgttattgtgtgtggagaatttatatgtgattgttaggtggcctgaggccttgcctagatttgagaatttattgatgatatgatttgttaggtggcctaaaGCTCTGCTTACATTTGAGAATGcatttgtgatatgaattgttagatggcctgaggccctgcctaggtttgaagatgtaattgtgatatttgCTGCGCAttgactccaggttggcattctCCGTAATAAGGGAGGTGttgtcgaaatttttggtgatttaataattgaattaattagtagaTTGACTAAGATGATACCAAAAGGAACGCATTTAGGTCGGGGCattacattttggtatcggagccagatTGCCAAATATAGGATCTGTGTATGGGTCTAGGGAAGTGCGTATAGTTTGTTAGTAagtctccaggccatgtcacgacctccactgattcggtatgtattctttctccatAAACTCTTGTTTGAGTTGGTTGTTGCATTGCATTATCTGTGGTGATGCGGATGGATACTCATAGGACAACTCGATCTTCTCGTACTACGGAGGTCTCTAGTGTCGAGGGCACGCGAGGGAGACTGAGAAGCCGAGTTAAGGGCCGAGGTGGTAGGATGACGGGTACTACTAGGCGTACTTCCAGTACACAAGAATCAGTAGCTGATTCTAATACAGGGACACAGGAGGAGGGGATTGTGCAGGATGAGCCACATACGGGGAGTGGTCAGCAAGCGAGAACCGCAGTTGTTCCACCAGGGTAGGTGCAGGAGTCCCCACGAGTGCAGGTCATAGTAAGGTCACTAGCTCAGGTGGTATAGACTCATATCGTTAGGGCACCAATGGACAGCAGTGAGGGGCAGATTTTAGGAGTTGATATTGAGGATAGAATTGTGCCTAGGACGGCACGAGAGTTATATGAGATGGAGCAGCTGCGTAAGACAAATCCCCTAGAGTTTTCTAGAGAGGGGGAGGGTTTTGAGGCTGGGGAGTGGTTGTGCCAGATGAGCAGGCGATTGGATACCTTGGCCATACCAGACAATAGAAGGATGATGttgatctcatattatttgaggGGGATAGCTTTCgagtggtgggattccttggatcaaaggaagaatgatttgacttgggtATCCTTTCAGTTACTATTCATGTAACGGTTAGTGCCACGGTCTTTCCAGGCGGATAAGGCCAAACAGTATCTTAATTTGGCGCAGACACCTGAAATGACAGTGTCATAGTATACCAAGAAGTATGAGGAGTTGTACAAGTATGGGAAGAAGTATGCTCTAGATGATGAAAGCAAAGTTGAGAAATATCGAGACGGTCTACTTTCGAGCATCTGTAggatggtgattgcttctagggcgaggACTTATGATGAGACGGTGGATATGGCACTAGAGTTAGAGCGAGGAGAGCACAACTCCCACCAGTATTGGGATGTGCAGAAAGGTCTTGAAGCTTTAACAATTAGTGGCAGTGGAGGAGGTAGCCAGAAGAAATTGAGGACTGAGTTTCAGGGCTTGAGGGGCCAGAAGGTTGATCAAGGCAAAGGTTTGGGGCCAAGGGATGGCAAGATTGTGTGTTTCAAGTGCGACCGGGAGGGCCATAAGAAGAATCAGTGCACCATCATGGGAGTCAAGTGTTTTGGGTGTGGTATGATCGGTCATAGGAAGCATGAGTGTCCACAGAGTGGCAGAGCTTTAGAGTAGTCACAGGCACCGGGTTTCCCACCCCAACTCCTACTCCAGCTCTTCCTTCTACCGTTTCGTTAGAAAACATTTGCATTAGGACACCAGGAGGCACCTGagcatcctaacttcattggaggtacctttctcatttcaaattatTGGGTAAAGGTTttatttgattcaggagctacgacatcattcatttTTGCGTCCTTTACACgtgcattgagtttgaaaatctctccaatgaggcgaatgtttacggtagacaccccttttgggcatttcacctcaGTAGATGGTAtagttcttgattgtgtgtgtCAATTTGATAGTATAGCCCTGAAGGCTAATTTGTAtgtcttagacttcaaggattttgatgtaatccttggGGTGGATTGGTTAACAAAGCATCATGCGTTGATGAacttttgggagaggaaggtCACTCTTAATGTACCGGAAGGAGAGGAGATATAGTTACACAGATCGAAAGGGGTCTCcctcacttcatggacaacccttcatatcaaaattgtaggATCACAAGTTTGATTACATCAGCACCTAGGGGTGATTtaaccatagtttttaaacccgaccCGCGTGTCGAACCGTTAAGGTTGAAGGGTCAAGGGTTTCGAGGTTCAACCGTTACGATGGAGGTTGAACTGcgggtttttaataaataataaaataataaaaaattataatttaatagttatatactgtataactatatactatatagcaaGTTAGAGGAGCATACCTGTACAATTCAACCATAATTTTTCTGCAAAAATTTACTAAATTTTATAGCAATAAGCAAATCAAATGAACAATTCataaaccaaacacaaaattcaaattcattaacaaaaataaaatagttttgTGTCCATTGAAGGTAAATTACATATTTGACCTCacaattcattaacaaaaataaaatattctttgtttttaagtcattttacaaAACATGCGGGTTTTCTTTTAACCCGCCAGGTCACGGGTTGCCGGGTTTCACGGGTTGACCCGCGGTTTGACTCGGGTTGATGCACAAACGGTCTTTTTCCAACAAAAAACCGGAGAGACCGCCGGTTCGCGGGTTTCACGGTCCGACCGGCGGGCCGGtccgggtttaaaaactatggatTTAACTACTCCTACATGTGTGGTAGAAGAGTAGATGAATGTATTTCCGAATGAGTTATCCGGATTACAAccgaagagggagattgaatttACCATTGAGTTGCATCCGAATGTTAAACCAATTTCGATTCCACCATATCGGATGGCTCCTGCAGAATTAAAGGAGTTGATGACTCAGTTGGAAGAGTTACAAgacttggggtttattagacAAAGTGTGTCCCCATGGGGAGCACCAGTATTGTTCGTAAAGATGAAAGATGACTCGTTGAGGATGTGTATAGACTATCGACAATTAAACAATgttacggtaaagaacaagtattcgttgccacggataaatgatttgtttgatcagttgagaggtgctaggcatttctctaagattaacttacgttcggggtaccaccaattgaggattagaaatgaggatatttcaaagacggcattcaggacacgatatgggcattatgagtttttagtgatgccatttgggttgacaaatgctccgacgatgtttatggatttgatgcaaagggtccttcgcccatttttggatagatttgtggttgtgttcattgatgatattttgatttattctccgaCGATAAAGGAGCAtgaggaacacttgaggttagtgttgcaaacgttgagggagaatcaattatatgctaagttgagcaACTGTGAGTTTTGGACTACGGAGATGAAATTCCTAGGTCATGTGATTAAGCAAAAGGGCATTGCGGTAGATAACTCTAAGGTCGAATccgtgttgaattgggagagaccAAGAATGTTTCCGAGATTGGGAGTTTCTTGGGATTAGTAgggtattataggaggtttatccaaCACTTTTCACATGTTGTcgcacctatgatgcaactcacACTAAAAAGTACACCGTTTGTGTGGTTGGATGAGTGTGAGAAAGTTTTTGAGGAGTGGaagggtaggttgacatctccactggtattagtggttccggagaggagtgtaggataccaagtgtattgtgatgcttccagattgggtttgggttgtgtgttgatgcaaagagatagggtagtggagtatggttctagattgttgaaaatacatgagaaaaactattcgattcatgatttggagttagcgacaattgtatttgctttgaagcaatggaggtattatctttatggagataAATTTGAGGTCTTTCTGGATCATAAAAGTCTTAAGTAtttattcacccaaagagagttgaatttccgacaaaggaggtggatggagtatttagaggactacgactttagtttacaatatcaACCAGGTACGGTAAATGTGGTtgcggatgcattgagtagaaagcatagaattgctagtttgtttatacatgagtggggaattgtggagacaataagtcaatttggtttggggTTTCAAGGTGTAGAGGGAAAggtgtatttgggtagtatgacttctagaccgatgttgattcaaaaggtgatagatgcacaaaatggggacccgatttttgatacatttgaggaggactccgGATGGGTTCGGGGTGATGATAGAGGTGTGAGGTTCACagggagattgatagtacccgatgaCAAAGAGCTACAAAaggagatcttgaaagaagcacaccattctcGGTTTGCTATGCATCCAAGAGGTACGAAAATGTACCAAGACTTGAGAATAAACTTTTGATGGAGAGTCATAAAGGCtgatgtagctagatttgtggcaagatgcttgacatgtcaacaagtgaaggtGGAACACCAAAGGCCGGCGGGTTTGCTACAACCCCTATCggtggcacaatggaaatgggagatgatcacCATGGACTTTATTATGGCGTTGCCGATGACACCGAAGCAAAATGATACcgtttgggtgatagtcgatagattgaccaaatcagctcaCTTTCTACCGGTGAACAAGACGGACACCTTAGATTCATTGAGCACATTATACGTGCAAGAGATAGTGAGACTCCACGGAGTGGCACTGTCCATTCTGTCTGATCGAGACCCGTAATTcacgggtagattttggggcagTTTGTAGGAGAACTTAGGGACACGGCTAGATTTCACCACGACGTATCACCCACAAAGCGATGGGCAGAGTGGGAGGACTTTccagattttagaggatatgttatgctcttgtgtggtagattttgatgataattgggagaaatacctACGTTTGGCAGAGTG
Coding sequences:
- the LOC120008737 gene encoding uncharacterized mitochondrial protein AtMg00810-like produces the protein MDIHSAFINGDLTEEVYMKQPPRYPTTNPDLVCWLHKSLYGLKQVSRQWNAKFSSVLLAFGFRQSKCDYSLFTLRKCLDFIVLLLYVDDMVIGRTCEALITSVKLYLHECFNIKDLGAMKYFLGLEICSSSSGLILNQRKYTLDLLHDAGFLNAKPLTSPTELNTHISIHSGTSLDDPSCYHQLIGRLMYLTLTRLNINYIVNNLSQFLQQPSDKHLQAAHCVLRYVLRYLKGSPRQGLFFLFTHSFELHAFCNSDWGGYLDSHRFVSGFCIILGGSLVSWKSKKQHIVSLSSAEVEYRAMPNTYNELVWLSTLLTDFYVPHSRPIPLHCDSKVAIHIGNNLIFHEHTKHIEMDCHVVHEKVHFGFLQLLHISSTEQPSDLLTKPIIVNQIQYLLCKLNVLDAHRSPCGGC
- the LOC120008738 gene encoding uncharacterized protein LOC120008738; translated protein: MDSSEGQILGVDIEDRIVPRTARELYEMEQLRKTNPLEFSREGEGFEAGEWLCQMSRRLDTLAIPDNRRMMLISYYLRGIAFEWWDSLDQRKNDLTWYTKKYEELYKYGKKYALDDESKVEKYRDGLLSSICRMVIASRARTYDETVDMALELERGEHNSHQYWDVQKGLEALTISGSGGGSQKKLRTEFQGLRGQKVDQGKGLGPRDGKIVCFKCDREGHKKNQCTIMGVKCFGCGMIGHRKHECPQSGRALE
- the LOC120008739 gene encoding uncharacterized protein LOC120008739; this translates as MNVFPNELSGLQPKREIEFTIELHPNVKPISIPPYRMAPAELKELMTQLEELQDLGFIRQSVSPWGAPVLFVKMKDDSLRMCIDYRQLNNVTDSGWVRGDDRGVRFTGRLIVPDDKELQKEILKEAHHSRFAMHPRVKVEHQRPAGLLQPLSVAQWKWEMITMDFIMALPMTPKQNDTVWVIVDRLTKSAHFLPVNKTDTLDSLSTLYVQEIVRLHGVALSILSDRDPQKSYADKRRRPLEFAFDDKVFLKVSPRRGIQRYSKQGKLTPWFVGPFEILELVGSIAYRLALLPKLAKVHNVFHVSMLRKYESDPSHDKVSRSSAIPLVKVLWVYHDTEEVTRELESKMKEKYSHLFASLGVTVRTALKSHPDSHRINGNRDGFRQRCPDDHLGCPNTSLKSARVSLVSHFVVLVSLVETCCVTPQFDGWMDGWEGAPWFEALIRFENAFVL